The Candidatus Cloacimonadota bacterium genome has a window encoding:
- a CDS encoding NAD-dependent epimerase/dehydratase family protein, with amino-acid sequence MKIAVTGANGFVGSNFANHFHHQGHEVVAIVRPKSPADLLDPAIAIRRTDYQNSLESALEGVEILIHNAGAIRARSFAQMVAANVETTRRVMEAFNRSETAKRLVYISSQAASRPSRANEEVTESEPSAPVDWYGRSKLLAERIIRAECSREWVVVRPVSIYGPGEKDFLQVFKAVKAGISFRIGRREQYLNLIHIDELYEFTELCCSHPGAAGEVFFASNGKTYTHHEFMAACAKALGRKKTLDIAIPVPLAVLGFHAGELFETLTGKVTLLNKQKMKEIIGVNWVCSIAKARSILGWDPHPDLEAQLGKTFAWYREHGWL; translated from the coding sequence ATGAAAATCGCCGTGACTGGGGCCAATGGCTTTGTGGGCAGCAACTTCGCCAACCATTTCCACCACCAGGGGCATGAGGTTGTGGCCATCGTGCGTCCGAAATCACCTGCTGACCTGCTCGATCCCGCCATCGCCATCCGCCGCACGGATTATCAGAACAGTCTGGAATCTGCTTTGGAAGGCGTGGAAATCCTTATCCACAACGCCGGAGCCATCCGCGCCCGCAGCTTCGCCCAAATGGTGGCGGCGAATGTGGAAACCACCCGGCGGGTCATGGAGGCCTTCAACCGTTCAGAAACGGCGAAAAGGCTGGTCTATATTAGTTCCCAGGCGGCTTCCCGCCCTTCCCGGGCGAACGAGGAAGTGACCGAATCCGAACCCTCCGCCCCGGTAGACTGGTATGGCCGGAGCAAGTTGCTCGCGGAGCGGATCATCCGGGCTGAATGCTCCAGGGAATGGGTCGTGGTGCGTCCCGTATCTATTTATGGGCCTGGGGAAAAGGATTTCCTGCAGGTCTTCAAAGCGGTAAAAGCCGGGATCAGCTTCCGGATCGGACGCCGGGAACAGTATCTGAACCTCATCCACATCGACGAACTCTACGAATTCACTGAGCTTTGCTGCTCCCATCCAGGGGCCGCGGGCGAAGTTTTTTTCGCCTCAAACGGCAAAACCTACACCCACCACGAATTCATGGCTGCCTGCGCCAAAGCTTTGGGCAGAAAGAAGACCCTGGACATCGCCATCCCAGTACCCCTGGCCGTGCTGGGCTTCCACGCCGGTGAACTCTTCGAAACCCTCACCGGGAAAGTAACTTTGCTGAACAAACAGAAGATGAAGGAAATTATCGGCGTCAACTGGGTCTGCAGCATCGCCAAAGCCAGGTCGATCCTGGGCTGGGACCCGCATCCGGACCTCGAAGCCCAATTGGGCAAAACCTTTGCCTGGTACCGGGAACACGGATGGCTGTGA